ATATCGGCAAATTCGCGGGGAATGCCCACATACACCCTGACACGCCTGAACGCTTCCGCACCACGCTGCCGTTTGTATGGCAGCATCCCGCGGATTGTGCGCTTGACGATATGATCCGGCCTTCTCGGGAAGAAGGGACCGCCTTCCCGTGAACCGCGTTTGACCTTCGTGTCATAATGATTGAACGTCGTCACCTTCGAACCGGAAATGACAGTTCTTTCGGCATTGATAATCGCGATCTCTTCGCCCATAAGCGTC
This window of the Methanoculleus sp. SDB genome carries:
- a CDS encoding 50S ribosomal protein L13, which encodes MVTVIDADGLLLGRLASIVAKRTLMGEEIAIINAERTVISGSKVTTFNHYDTKVKRGSREGGPFFPRRPDHIVKRTIRGMLPYKRQRGAEAFRRVRVYVGIPREFADIERETIEEAHVDRLSNPRFVTLGTVSTRLGAKF